CACGATTTCAATGTCGGCGTGACATTGCCAGGGCTTGCGCTGAGGCGTTGTGGTCAGCCACACGACCACCCACGGCGCAATGACGGCAAGTGCCGTGCCGAGCACAACATGGCGCAGACGAATTCGGAGTCTCATGGAAATGACCGGTTGCCCGTCTCCTGCATGACCAGATACGAAACGCAATTCGCATCGGGACTATCAATGGGTTGTCGGCAGAGGAAGTAACTGTACAAATCGTTGTACGCAGTGCCGTTGATGTAGATGAGACGTTCGGGAAAGTCGAGGATCGATTTGGGCGGTTCCTTTTCGATCATGCTCACGCGATTCGCGAGGAACTGGGCGTCGCCCGCGCGCTCCGGCGTCACGAAGTAGCGATGGGTATCGTCGCTCGGCACGGGCACCCATTGGCCCGAGCGTGCATGTTGATACAGATTTCCGAGCAACGGCGGAAGCGTCCGGAAAGCGTAAATGACACTTGCCAACGCGATGATCGTCCAGAGACCCAGCGCGAAGAAGAGATGCGTGGTGCGCACAGGTCGCGCAGGCACGCGGTGCCGGACAACGGGGGGGGCATCGTGGGACGAAGGGATTGTCACCGGAGACGTCGCCGCCACCACAGCGGCGCTCGGCAAAGTCTCCGAGGGTGTGTGCGAAAGCGCAGGAACACCGTCTGCCGCCAACGGTACATCGCCTTGCGATCCCGCTTCCGATGCGGTTACGGATGCCGTTGGCGACATCGGTGCGAGATCGGATTCGATGTCGTGAACGATCGCTTCCGTGATGGGAAAAGAATTTTCTGGTTCCGAGTCACTTTGGGATTTTTCATCGAAAAAGTGAGGTATCGGAAGCACCGGAGAGGCAGGAAGTACGCTTTCGACAGCGCTGGCATCGACGAACGGACTGACCTTCACAACGCTGTTCAGGCGATAGCCGATGCGCGGCACGGTGACCAATAACGAGGGATCGGCACCGGCTTGTTCGAAGGCGCGCCGGATCTGCATGATCGCCTGGCTCAGATTGTTGCTCGTCACGACGGCTCCGTATTGCTCCCATGCCTTGCCGAGCATCGCACGCTTGGTGACGATTTCGCCGTTCGCTTCGAGCAGCACCAGCAAGCAGCGGCCTGCTGCCGCGCCCAGTGGGAGCGACACGTTGGGATTCCCTTTGGTAGCAAGCGCAAACGTATCGCTGTCGAAACGTACGGCGTCGCCGATCAGGAACTTGGCCATCTGTGAGTGTAAGAAAGCGGCGTTGCGCGTCTGCCACTGGCGCTGCGTCGCGGTGCTGTCATGGGGACTTCAGTACGTGCATCTCGCGCTTGTGGCAACAGCCGGACGCACTGGTTTTAAACCATAGTACGCCGAAAACGTAGCTTCGGAGTTGGCCCACCCATTGGCGACGTGCGTTGAAAAAACGGACCGTTTCCCGATGATCGGGGAAACGGTCCGGCGTGCCGCAAAGTACCGGCCAAGCCGTTGAACGAGCGTCCGATCAGGTCGGACGACTCGGGTCGAGTGGCGGGGTTCTGTTCGCCCGCGTATCGGCGAAGATGAGCGGCGCCTGCGGCGACGTGACCGAGCCGGCGCGGTTCGTGACCGTCACCCGGGCCGTCACCTGGCAGATCGAATAGAAGTATTGCTGACGCGACCATGGGTACCTGAACTCGATCGGTTGTCCGGGCGTGGTCACCGTGACCTCGTACGGCGTCCCGGGAAGCAACGTGTCGCCGACATGACCGAATTCGGCGAGTGCAACCGGTCCCAGATCGCCGTTTCTGCCGAAGAAGCCGAAAACGTGAATACGCACGCGGTCGCCGATTTGCATATTGAGGTACGGCGGAACGCGAACGATCGAGCCCCCAGCCGCGAGCGAGCGCGTGTAATCGAGGTTGTTGTTGGGTGCGCCGACTTGCGGCATGAACACCGGCGTCGGCAACCCGCCGCCTCCGCCGGGCAGTTCGGCGGCGCTTTGCACCGTGACGTTCTGCACGCGTGAGTACGACGTATTGGCGACCTCCGTGATGCCGTTACCGGGATCGGCCGCACGCACCACGCGCGTGGCGGTGTACGCGGCGGGAATCGACCCGCTGCCGAACTCGGTGATCTTTGCGAAAGGCAGCACCTGCGTGAGGTCGACGCCGTTCGTCACATCGGCTGCGGTGACGGTATACGTCGCAAACGGCGTGGCGGCCGGTGTGACCAGGGGATCGACGCCGTAGAAGAGCGCGATGACGTCGCCCGCCTGGAACGATGGGGTACCCGATACGCCTTGCCACGGGATGACGAAAGTCGCGTCCCTGAGCGAGTCTTCCACCGGAATGTCGTTGATGGGTTGGGGGGCGACCCAGCCTCCCTTGCGCACGATCGGCAGACCGAGGTTATCGTTGGTCGGCGTGTTCGGATCGGCATCGTCTCCGCCCGGCTGCGACAGGTCGACGACCACGGTGGTCGCCGTGGCCGGCGTACCGAGCAATTCGCCGTTGCGAAGGACCTCGTAGGTCACGGCAATGTTGCCGTTACCCTCGGCCTGAATCGTCGCATACGGGATCGAAATGCTCATGAGCGGCTCGACCGCCCCACCCGCATTGGTCACGGCGACCGGCGCACTGCGTGTGTTTCCCCAGATGACGACAATCCGGTCGCCGTTCTGAATCTTTGCGTTCAGTGGAATTTCCACGCCGACCGGCGTGCGGGCGTCGGCCTCGCCGATGAGACCGTCGTCGGCGAACAAGGGGACGACCGGCGGTGCGAGATCGGTGATGCCTTCCTGAAGGCGAATGACGGACGGCACACCGGGCGAAGTGGTCGACGTGTTGCCCGCCAGATCCGTGATCGTGTAGGCAAACGATACGGGGCCGTCCCCCAGAGAGAGCAACTGGTCGCGGGTGAACGGCACTTCGATCAGATTGTCCGCGCCGCCCAGTGGAATGCGATAGGTGCTCGTCGCGGTGGTGCCGTCGGCACCGGTCGCGACGACTGTGATGAGATCGCCCTGAGACCGGTCGGAGTAGCTGTGGATGGTGGCATTGACCACATCGCCGAGCGCGGTGAGCACAACGTCGGTAATGCCATCGGGCCGGACCTCTGGCGGAAGACTCAGGCTGCCCGGATTGGGCACAGCCGGGGGTCTCGTGTCGACGACGTAGAACACAGGGTCGCTGAAACCCGATTCGTTACCGACGAGATCGGAGATGAGCTGATACCGTACTTCATAGTTGCCGTGGGCGCGCGGCGCGGGAATGACGATGGTGATCTCTCCGGCATCGCTTTCAGCCGCCGTGATCGCACGCGTCGTCTGAAGCACGCCGTTGATCGACACTTCGACAAGATCGCCATCATAGTAGCCGTCGATGCTGGAGCGATCGAGCGTCGCCTTGAGCGTAAGCGGCTTGTCGTTCGCCGATGCCAGCAGCAGTCCATTTGCAGGGAATCCGGGGGGCAACGGCGCCAGAAGTTCCACGGGAAGTGTCGGCGTGTAGATGTCGATCCCGCTATCGCTTTGCACCTTGATTCGAGGGGCCGCGACCTGATTGCCTACCGGCACGATCAGTGGCGTATTTTCGTCGGTTCTCATAACAGAACTCCTTACCAGAGGAAGTCGGCGCGTGCGCGTTGCGTGCTGGCTGTGAGGGCCATGCTTCCATGCTCGCGGCTCGCGGGCGGATCCGCCGGGCGCACACCGTTGGCGGGTGACCATTGTTGATCCGCAGTTTGCTGCCGGGGAACTGTCAACCTTGACAGTTGGCGCACGCAAATCAGCCGTGGCTTGATGGAGCTCCGGAGTGCCGGGTGCGCTGTAGTCGCTCCCGGGCATTCGACGACTCATCGAATTCCTGCGGAGACGAACCATGCCGACGACTGACGTTCTTTCCGCGCTGCAACCCGAGACATCGGCAAGCGACGCCCTTGTCTTTGCGCCTGTGCAGCGCGATCTCATTTCGATTAATACCGACCTTCAATCGATTATCGTGCCGGTGGTTCTGGCATACGGCGGCGTCGGCTTTCGCGATGTTCAGCAGCCCGATGCAAAGCTCCTCGTAACCATTGCGCCGAATGTGCTTTTCGAAATTGGCGACGTCTTCAGGGTGTTCTGGGGCACGGACCAGTTCGCAGCGGCCGTGCACACGATGGCGCAGGAAGACAGGAACCTGCCCATCACGCTCGAGATCGACGTGACCTTGATTCAACGTATCGGCGACGGCCTGATTCCGGTTTGGTTCACGCTGACGTCTGCTTTCACTGGCGATGTGCAGCGTTCCCCGGACGCGCTGGTGCGCGTGAAGATGACGCTGCCGGGCGGTCGCGATCCGAACCCGGTCGATACGCCTTATACCAACGAGAACCTCGCCGCGCCGACCATTCCGCCGGGCATCATCGGCGTACCGGAAGCTGAAGTCGGCGTGCCTGTCACTGTGCCCCCCTGGGTGAACATGGCCGTAGGCGATCGGCTGCGCATTCGCTGGGGCATCGAGTCGGTGCGCCACCCGCCGCTCACGCAAGCGGAAGTCGGCAAACCGGTCACGGTCGTCATTGACAAGAACACGATCCTTGCTGGCGGGGATAGCGAGAATCTGATGGTCACGTACGACATCGACGACGTGGTGAGCGAGTGGTCGTATAACTCACCGGCGTCGTTTGTCAATGTCGAAGCGAGCGGCGCGACACTGGCCGTGCCGTACATCCTTCAGGCGCCCAGCGGCGATCTCGACTATGCCGCGCTCAGTGGCCGGGATGCGGATGTCGTCGTGGTTTATCTGAGTCCGCCGATGGCCATCGGCGACACAGTGCTCGTGGTCTTCGAAGGACTCTCCGGCGACGGCGTTACGGTTCGTCATGAAATGACGGCGCGCGTGACCGCAGCGGGTGCGCTCATCACGACCAAGCTGCCCAATGCCGTTGTGCGCACCGTAACGCCGGGCACCGCGTCGGTCTACTACTTCGTACGTAACGGAACGACGGAGAAGGGGCGTTCGCGGCGGCTGTCCTTGCGCGTACTCGGTGAGCGGGGCGGGTTGGCAGCGCCGCGCGTTCGCGAGGCAACAGCCAACCGGCAACTCGATCCCATCAACACGCCCAACGGCGCCAACGTGGAGATCGACCCCTACGCGGGAATGAGCGAAGGGGATCTCGTGTCATTGCGTTGGGAAGGCACCCGTGCGAACGGCACGCCGATGGTCTACACGTCGTGCAAGACGCTGACGGCGGCCGATCTTCAGCGGCGGGTGGACTTCCTGGTGCCGCCGCTCTATGTCGATACGCTGTTGGGCGGCACGGTGAACGTGTTCTACACGGTGACGCCGAGTTCGGGCGACAGACTCACGCGCGTGTCGGATGTCCTCGCGCTCAACGTGGTCGGCGCGAATCTGCTGCGACGCCCCGAAGTGGCGGGTGTAACCAATGGACAACTGACGCCGCCGGCGAATCCGTCTCAAGGCGTCGAGTTGAGCGTGCTGCCCTACACGTTAATGAGCGCAGGCGACGTGATCGAGTGGTTCTGGGACGGTCCGACCGCCGCGGGTACCACGCGCGGGCGCGTCGTCGTCACCGACCCCAGCCGGGCCGTCACGGTGACCGTTCCCCGTTCGGTCGTCGATGCGAATTCGGCCGGGCTCGCTTCGGTCGACGCGCATTACCGCGTGACGCGCGCCGGTCAGGCCACGCCGCAGGAGTCGAGCATCAATCGTTTTACCGTACTGGCTGCACCGCAGCCGGGCTTGCCCCCGCCGCTGGTCGACGAAGCGCCGATGGGCGTACTGGACCCCGAAGCGCTCACGGGCAGCTTCGTCACGGTACGCGTCAAACCGTATCCCGGCATGCGCAACGGCGACCGCGTGACTGTGCGATGGGGGGAGGGCACCGGTGGCGGCGAGCAGATTCGCACGATCGATATCACCACGAACATCGAGAACCTGGATATCACGATGCGCGTGGACAGGAGCCGGGTGGACTTCTTCCAGGACAGCTCGGTCATCGTGAACTACACCGTCAATCGCCTTGACGGTACCCGCCAGGATTCGGAGGACTTCACGGTTGTCGTGCGCACCGAGCGCCGGTGGCCGGCGCCGCGCGTTGTGGATGCGGTCGGCGACTTTCTCGATCCTGCACTGGCCGCCCTTGGCGCGGAAACCATCGTACTGCGCTACGCAGATATGATGCGCGGCGATCGCCTCATCATGCATTGGGGCAATCCGGGTGACGTCGGCTTCTACACCGATAGCATCACGGTGAGCACCGTACGCGATTATCACTTCCTGCTCAATGCCGCCACGGTCGCGCCATGGATCAATCGCACCGTACCGGTCTGGTACGAAGTTCAGCGCGGCGGGGTGGTGCGATTCCGTTCCGAGGTGCTCCAGTTGCGCATCGGCATGAACGAGCAGCCCGCACTGCCTGCACCCTCGGTGCCGGAAGCCGACGGCACCGTGCTCGATCCCTCGAAGCTCACCACAAGTGCGACCGCCACGATTCCGGCTTACCCCGGCATGGCCAGCGGCGACTTCATCGTCATGACGTGGGGCGGCGGGCCGGGCAGCGGTGGGTTGGAGTGGGAGATCGACGTGTCGGCTGCCATGGTCGGGCGGCCCATCACGCGGCCGATCCCGATTGCCAACATCACACCGTTCGAAGGGCGAGACGTCACGCTGCAATACAGCGTCGACGGCGTCCGGCCGCCCCGCCGCGTGTCCGATCCGCTGACGCTGACGGTGCGTCGTCAGTCGCTTCAGATCGGTGCACCGCGCGTGCCGTCCGTGCAGAACGGCGTGCTGGACCCGCGCGAGGTGCTTCAGGGCGCGCAGGTGCTGGTCGACTTCAGCAACGTCATGCGCCAGGGCGACACCATCCGCCTGCATTGGGAAAACTCGATTGCAGCGGGCAGCGACGAGCGGTCTGCGACGGTCGGCAGCACGCAGAATCCGATTTCATTCACCATCGGCGCCGACAAGGTTCAGGCGGGCACGGGGGGCAATGTCTCCGTCTGGTACGAAGTGGTGCGTCTGAATGCGGTCATCGCGACGAGCGCGCGTCTGGAGTTTGTCGTCCGTCGTTCGGCGCTGCCCTTGCCCGTCATCGTGCAGGCCATCGGGCAGGTCCTGGATCCTACCGCCGTGCCAGCCACGGGCGCCACCGTGCGGCTCGCGGCGACAGGGATATTCCGGGCCAACGATCGGATCGAATTGCGGGTGGTCGGGGCGGCCGGGGCGGGTTCCGGGACGTTCTCTCACGTGGTGCTGGCGTCACAGGAAGGTTCGCATATCGACATTGTCGTGCCGAAGAGCGTGATCGACGCGAACAATGGCGGCGCGCCCATGACACTGAGCTATTCGGTGACGCGTCAGGGCAGCACTCTCGTCGAGAATTCCGGACCAAACGTGTACGACGTGAGGCGTGAGCTGGGCGTCGGCGATCTGCGCGTGGTCGGCGCACGTAACAACGGTACGTCCTACCGGTCGTCGTCAATGCCGCAGTACCTGCGCGCCCTCGATCGCACG
This window of the Pandoraea sputorum genome carries:
- a CDS encoding winged helix-turn-helix domain-containing protein, giving the protein MLLEANGEIVTKRAMLGKAWEQYGAVVTSNNLSQAIMQIRRAFEQAGADPSLLVTVPRIGYRLNSVVKVSPFVDASAVESVLPASPVLPIPHFFDEKSQSDSEPENSFPITEAIVHDIESDLAPMSPTASVTASEAGSQGDVPLAADGVPALSHTPSETLPSAAVVAATSPVTIPSSHDAPPVVRHRVPARPVRTTHLFFALGLWTIIALASVIYAFRTLPPLLGNLYQHARSGQWVPVPSDDTHRYFVTPERAGDAQFLANRVSMIEKEPPKSILDFPERLIYINGTAYNDLYSYFLCRQPIDSPDANCVSYLVMQETGNRSFP
- a CDS encoding RCC1 domain-containing protein; the encoded protein is MPTTDVLSALQPETSASDALVFAPVQRDLISINTDLQSIIVPVVLAYGGVGFRDVQQPDAKLLVTIAPNVLFEIGDVFRVFWGTDQFAAAVHTMAQEDRNLPITLEIDVTLIQRIGDGLIPVWFTLTSAFTGDVQRSPDALVRVKMTLPGGRDPNPVDTPYTNENLAAPTIPPGIIGVPEAEVGVPVTVPPWVNMAVGDRLRIRWGIESVRHPPLTQAEVGKPVTVVIDKNTILAGGDSENLMVTYDIDDVVSEWSYNSPASFVNVEASGATLAVPYILQAPSGDLDYAALSGRDADVVVVYLSPPMAIGDTVLVVFEGLSGDGVTVRHEMTARVTAAGALITTKLPNAVVRTVTPGTASVYYFVRNGTTEKGRSRRLSLRVLGERGGLAAPRVREATANRQLDPINTPNGANVEIDPYAGMSEGDLVSLRWEGTRANGTPMVYTSCKTLTAADLQRRVDFLVPPLYVDTLLGGTVNVFYTVTPSSGDRLTRVSDVLALNVVGANLLRRPEVAGVTNGQLTPPANPSQGVELSVLPYTLMSAGDVIEWFWDGPTAAGTTRGRVVVTDPSRAVTVTVPRSVVDANSAGLASVDAHYRVTRAGQATPQESSINRFTVLAAPQPGLPPPLVDEAPMGVLDPEALTGSFVTVRVKPYPGMRNGDRVTVRWGEGTGGGEQIRTIDITTNIENLDITMRVDRSRVDFFQDSSVIVNYTVNRLDGTRQDSEDFTVVVRTERRWPAPRVVDAVGDFLDPALAALGAETIVLRYADMMRGDRLIMHWGNPGDVGFYTDSITVSTVRDYHFLLNAATVAPWINRTVPVWYEVQRGGVVRFRSEVLQLRIGMNEQPALPAPSVPEADGTVLDPSKLTTSATATIPAYPGMASGDFIVMTWGGGPGSGGLEWEIDVSAAMVGRPITRPIPIANITPFEGRDVTLQYSVDGVRPPRRVSDPLTLTVRRQSLQIGAPRVPSVQNGVLDPREVLQGAQVLVDFSNVMRQGDTIRLHWENSIAAGSDERSATVGSTQNPISFTIGADKVQAGTGGNVSVWYEVVRLNAVIATSARLEFVVRRSALPLPVIVQAIGQVLDPTAVPATGATVRLAATGIFRANDRIELRVVGAAGAGSGTFSHVVLASQEGSHIDIVVPKSVIDANNGGAPMTLSYSVTRQGSTLVENSGPNVYDVRRELGVGDLRVVGARNNGTSYRSSSMPQYLRALDRTTRNDMLAEWRYSDEQAWTSAVSFKDTRPWMPLRVRSSTNQVTINPVNLFGNGSDSVTASGVAALSAIFARRNIDAWGADAHGGVVRPTTYLTLDDIVEVSATRSAFAIRRAGGQIAAWGNSAEGGASTLFASVNDAVRIHGNSRAFVVVRGQGYLSAWGTAAAGATLSTAASNLRDVRSVAVAGNAFCALTSRRTVVAWGEQANGGNPSLAITGLNDIIDVRGNFTAFCALRANGSVVAWGAGVNDGRQIAGRFDIVELASATARAFAVRTRAGGVLAFGLGAYGGTPDTSVTNLTNVEEVTATWGAFAARLSNGAVVCWGDVNRGANVPEAIARRRDIVHVASTAGAFAALTRSGTVVAWGNTSQGGNAAPVAGQLTDIVALYSSTEAFCAVRATGGVVTWGVANGGATIPAAIRANLDTNFFYQATAGGLSLATPQGKAAMAATV